From Gemmatimonadaceae bacterium:
TCTCGTAATCGGTGAAGGCATCGGACTGGTCGCGGTTGGCGCGATCGTCGGCGTCGCCGGCGCGCTGGCTGCGACGCGCCTCTTGCGTACGTTTTTGTTCGAGCTCACGCCGAACGATCCGCTGACCTACCTGATGGTCGTCGTCGTGCTCGGCCTCGTCGCGGTCGTGTCGAGCTGGGTTCCCGCGCTTCGAGCGTCGCGCGTTGATCCCGTGGTCGCGTTGCGCGCCGAATAACGCCACGCGAACAATCACACCGGCGTCATGCGTCGGACGCTTGCATCAACGGCAGCACGAGCGCCAGCAACGCGTCGATCTCGAACGGCTTCCGCAAACGCCCGTACGGCGTGCAACAGTCGTCGAGCGTCCCCAACAAATCATCGTGGCCGGTGATGAGCACCGTCGGCGGCAGCGGCGGTTGCTCTCGCTCGAGAAAGTGCATGAGCTCGTGGCCGCTCATGTGAGGCAACTGCATGTCGAGCACCATGCACACCGGAACGGTCGGCGTCGCGCGACCGACAAAGTCTTCCGCGGAGGCGAAGCTTTCCACGCGAATTCCCTCGAGGCGAAACGCGCGCGCAAGCGACGACCGCAGCGACTCGTGGTCGTCGATGATGGCCACCCAGGAATTCGTCATTCGCGAAACGCCAGTCGAACGAGGTCGCTCGATACGGACGATACCGACGATACCGACGATGCCGAGCGCGTTACCGCGGGCCGGCGTGCTTCGGCGACCGATCGCATTCGATCGTTCCGAGGCATCACGACGCGGAACGTTGCTCCGCCGCCCTCAGCGTTGTCGGCGTGCACTCGTCCCTGATGCCGCTCGACGATCGATCGCACGATCGCGAGCCCCAGGCCAAGGCCGTCCGGCTTCGTCGTAAAGAACGAATCAAAGAGGTGCTGCCTGACATCGAGCGGAATTCCGGGGCCGCTGTCGTGAACGGCGATCTCGATGTCGTCGTCGCGGGCACGCGTAGCGATCGTGACGCGAGGATCGGCCGACGACTCCGCGGCGTGGAGGGCATTCAGCGCGAGGTTCAGCACCACCTGTTGCAACTGAACGCTATCGCTGGCGAACAGAGGCAGCCGTGGATCGAGCGACAACACGAGCTCGACGCCGCGATCCTGCGCCTCGTGTCGGAGCAGGCGCGCCGCCATGCGACACACGTCGTTGACATCGATGGGCCGCGACGACAGATCTTCCCCGCGCACCAGAGCCCGGACGCGTTTGATGATCGCGGACGCGCGCTGATCGTCCGCGATGATATCCGTGAAGATCTCGCGGCACAGCTCGCGTTCGTCGGCGACCGCGCCGGCGCCGCGGTTCATCAACTTTGCGCCGGTCTCGGCGTTCGTGCGAATGGCGGCGAGTGGTTGCCGAAGCTCGTGTGAAATCGTCGCCCCGAGCTCGCCGATGGCAGCCAGCCGCTCCATCTTCGCGATGCGCCGCCTCGTTTCATCCGCGTACCGCCGGCGTTCGTCCGCCTGCGATTGCGCATGCTTGCGCCGCCGCCGCTCCACCAGCAATGCGCCGATGAGCAGCAGTTCCGTAGCCATGATGCCAAGCGCGAACAGCACCGGCGTTCGGTAGCGTTGCCACAGCGTCGGCTCTCGAAACAGCAATTCCGTTCCTGGAAGCAGCCGATCCCCGGCGAGTGCCCAGCGCCGAAGTTGTCGCGTGTCCACGACGTAGCTGTTGCCGATCGCTTCGACGGGCGGCATCGGCGCGCCGGGCCGGCGGTGAAGGACGCGAGCAACGAGCCGCGCCGTGAGAGCGCCTTCGTCATCGAACCGCGTGACCGCGCCCCCAACGACGCCCTCACCAACGTAGCTCTTCAACTGCGTGTACATCGGCGCGGGAGTCGCGCGCGCGATGCTGCCGATGATATCCAGCGGTTCGAACGCGTCGCCACGCCCGTCCTGGCGATAGTTGGCGAAGATGACGATCGAGCGCCGCGGTATCTCGTGCACTCGACGAAGCAGCGTATCGAGCGCGAGCCCTTGCAGCACGACGATCGGCAACGGATCGCGTTGAGCCGCCGCGGCACCGATCGCGGCCGACACGGCTATCGAGTCGGCCGAGCCGGCGCCGCCAATCACGACGACGCGCGCCGCGTCCGGCTGAAGAGTGCGCGCGAACGACAAGGTGGATTCAAACCGCGACGCGGCGGCAAGACGGCCGGTCACACCAGCGGGCAACAACTCCGGATCCGTTTGCGGCGCGGCGCACAGTGCGAACACGATCGGGGCATTCGGCACGACGTCCCGCAAATGATCGATCGCGAATCGCAACGCACGGCTGCCGACCGGCACGATGACGTCGATCCCGAACCGTCCGTACTTGTCGTCGAAGTAGTTCTTCAGCGGCGACGAGTGCTCGCGTCCGGTGAAACGATCGAAGTCCAGCGCTTCCTGGTAAAACTGGACGGGCGACCCCAGCTCGACCCGAAGCGCACGGCGCAGTTGCTGGCCAAACTCGACCATCGGTCGCGTTTCGGCCTGCTGCTGATACAATATCAAAACGTGCGTTTGACGCACCGCGTGCTGCGCGTCTGCCGCCGGCGCGAGAGCGCCAAGCGAGACCACGAGAGTTAGGACGAACCTGCGCTTCGACGGCGTGGAAGGCACGACGACGGTCTCTTGTTCTAGAAGTTGTATCGCAGCGCGAGTTGAATCTGGTAGTACGTGTCCACGTTTTCGTCGCTGTACCGGGACATCGCGGGATCGAAGCGATAGATCGGTTGCGCCTGCGGTCCCGTCACCTGGCCAACCTGCGAGAGGAGCGTGACCTGACTCGTGGTCGTGAACGTCGCTCCGGTCGGCAGCGCGCTTCGCCCCCAGCGAGAGTTCAGCAAATTGAGAACGTTGAACACCTGGAGCTCGAGCGCGGCCGACTGTTTGCCCACGGTGGGAAGCGTCTGGCGAATCGCGACGTTGGTGAAGCTCATCCACGGTGAACGGCAACTATTGCGCGACATCACACGACCGCGCTGCACACGCAGACACGGCGCACCGTCGATGAAGCGGTCGAATGCGGCTTGTTGCGCGGCCACGTTGGCCGGCGTTCCGTCGAACCGTATCTCCGCGCCGTCAGACGCGCTCGTCGGGATGTAGATCGGATCGTTTCCGACGGCTCCGTCGGCGTTGAGATCGCCGTATCCTTGCGCTCCGCCGGCAACGTACGTGTACGGCAGTCCCGAGCCGCCGACGTACGAGAACGTGACGTCGGTGCCGAACGTCCGCCACGGCGAATGAACGGTGCCGGCGCCGCGCACGCGAAGCGGTTGATCGAAGTCGGACGTGCCGAGGACCATGTCGTCGTCGCGGCCGGCAACGGGACGCGCGAAGCGCCAGGTGTCCGTGAGCAGCGTGCTGACGGTTCGCGGACTCTGCACGTCGCGGGAACGCCCGTAGCTGATCGATCCATCGATGTCGGCAAGCCGGCCATGCTTCCGCAGCACCGCGGTGACGTCGTAGGAGTTGTCTCGAGACTCGTTGCTAATCTCGACGATGTCACCCAACTGCGGCGCGACCCGGCTCGGCGCGGCAGTGCCGTCCGCGTTGATCGCCCCATACATCACTCGGCCGCGGCGATCGATCGTTGCAGGTTCGCGAAGATTCACGGGCGAAAAGAACACGGCGTGCATCGCGCGCGTGAAAAGCCCTTCGATCGTTCCGACGAGGCCGAACGGCAGTTCCGAATCCAGCGCCAGCGAGGCGCGCATGGTCTGCGGAGCGCGCAGATGCGGATCGATCACGTCGATCTCGCCATTCGTCGTCGCACCGAAGGTCTGTCCGCCCGCACACGCCATCGGCGGGTTCTGAAAATCGGCACGAAACGCCGGCGCGGGACCTGAATCGCCCGCGCGCGCGCCGCACTGCAGTGTTCGCGTCGCCAAGCCATAGGCGGAAAACCCGCCGAATAACCAGAACATCGGCGGACGCCCCGTGAAGAGTCCCGCTCCCCCTCGCAGTTGCGTGCGGCCGTTGCCCTTCCCCGTCACATCGTAGTTGAACCCAACTCGCGGCGACCACAGCACGTCGCCCGACGGGACTT
This genomic window contains:
- a CDS encoding response regulator; this encodes MTNSWVAIIDDHESLRSSLARAFRLEGIRVESFASAEDFVGRATPTVPVCMVLDMQLPHMSGHELMHFLEREQPPLPPTVLITGHDDLLGTLDDCCTPYGRLRKPFEIDALLALVLPLMQASDA
- a CDS encoding ATP-binding protein encodes the protein MVSLGALAPAADAQHAVRQTHVLILYQQQAETRPMVEFGQQLRRALRVELGSPVQFYQEALDFDRFTGREHSSPLKNYFDDKYGRFGIDVIVPVGSRALRFAIDHLRDVVPNAPIVFALCAAPQTDPELLPAGVTGRLAAASRFESTLSFARTLQPDAARVVVIGGAGSADSIAVSAAIGAAAAQRDPLPIVVLQGLALDTLLRRVHEIPRRSIVIFANYRQDGRGDAFEPLDIIGSIARATPAPMYTQLKSYVGEGVVGGAVTRFDDEGALTARLVARVLHRRPGAPMPPVEAIGNSYVVDTRQLRRWALAGDRLLPGTELLFREPTLWQRYRTPVLFALGIMATELLLIGALLVERRRRKHAQSQADERRRYADETRRRIAKMERLAAIGELGATISHELRQPLAAIRTNAETGAKLMNRGAGAVADERELCREIFTDIIADDQRASAIIKRVRALVRGEDLSSRPIDVNDVCRMAARLLRHEAQDRGVELVLSLDPRLPLFASDSVQLQQVVLNLALNALHAAESSADPRVTIATRARDDDIEIAVHDSGPGIPLDVRQHLFDSFFTTKPDGLGLGLAIVRSIVERHQGRVHADNAEGGGATFRVVMPRNDRMRSVAEARRPAVTRSASSVSSVSSVSSDLVRLAFRE